The following are encoded together in the Drosophila biarmipes strain raj3 chromosome 3L, RU_DBia_V1.1, whole genome shotgun sequence genome:
- the LOC108028019 gene encoding U4/U6 small nuclear ribonucleoprotein Prp3 isoform X1, with the protein MSSIITRKDGDVDERKLSKKRAAASESSGGGSGAHEAPKKSRFDVLDKNGSAGGGDQKEADAAAAATASLSSTQIKLMMAHAQREIEERKRALSNLRDKDPLLASVPSIGMPVALATQALSKKPTPEDSEKARKIAELQAQIRAKLTGNLANLIQPTAVAAAAAAAAQAQERPKPLILDEEGRTVDKSGRAINIPTVTPTLKANIRAKKREVFQRQTGLGERGESASSAHDEAIKYFDDRIAQKPTVRNKRTLRFHEPGKFQQLAERMRMKSQLERLQNEISQIARKTGISSATKLALIAPKQDMPDDVPAMEWWDSVILTQDLETLDEASGKISIRQTAITNLIEHPTQMKPPNEPMKPVYLPVFLTKKERKKLRRQNRREAWKEEQEKIRLGLVAPPEPKLRISNLMRVLGSEAVQDPTKMEQHVREQMAKRQKAHEDANNARKLTSEQKSEKKQRKLKEDTSCGVHVSVYRIRDLQDNQSKKFKVETNAKQLQMTGSVVLFRDCCVVVVEGGPKQQKKYRRLMLTRIKWEEDLAKGNDGQDVPNSCVLVWEGTSQRRHFGEIKFKIFPMEKMAREFFQKHQVEHYWDLAYSGAVLEASTDQQ; encoded by the exons ATGTCGTCCATTATCACGCGCAAGGATGGCGACGTCGACGAGCGCAAATTGTCCAAAAAGCGCGCTGCCGCCTCCGAATCCAGCGGCGGTGGCAGTGGCGCCCACGAAGCGCCCAAGAAATCCCGCTTCGATGTCCTGGACAAGAATGGTAGCGCTGGTGGCGGCGACCAGAAGGAAGCGgatgcggctgcggctgcaaCCGCCTCGCTGAGCTCCACGCAGATCAAGCTGATGATGGCCCACGCCCAGCGGGAGATCGAGGAGCGCAAGCGAGCCCTGAGCAATCTGCGGGACAAGGATCCCCTGCTGGCGTCGGTGCCCTCGATCGGCATGCCCGTTGCGCTGGCCACCCAGGCGCTGTCCAAGAAGCCCACGCCCGAGGACTCGGAGAAGGCCAGAAAGATCGCCGAGCTGCAGGCGCAGATCAGGGCCAAGCTCACAGGCAATCTGGCCAATCTGATTCAGCCCACGGCAGTGGCGGCCGCAGCTGCAGCCGCTGCCCAGGCGCAGGAGCGCCCCAAGCCGCTGATCCTCGACGAGGAGGGACGCACTGTGGACAAGAGCGGACGAGCCATCAACATACCCACGGTGACACCCACTCTGAAGGCCAACATTCGCGCTAAAAAGCGGGAGGTCTTTCAGCGCCAAACGGGCTTGGGGGAACGCGGTGAGTCCGCCAGCTCTGCCCATGATGAGGCCATAAAGTACTTTGACGATCGCATTGCCCAGAAGCCCACCGTTAGGAATAAGAGGACTCTGCGGTTCCACGAGCCCGGCAAATTCCAGCAGCTGGCCGAGCGGATGCGCATGAAGAGCCAGCTGGAGCGGCTGCAGAATGAGATTTCGCAAATAGCCCGGAAGACGGGGATCTCCTCGGCCACCAAGCTGGCACTGATTGCCCCCAAGCAGGACATGCCCGACGATGTGCCCGCCATGGAGTGGTGGGACTCAGTCATACTCACCCAGGACCTGGAGACGTTGGACGAGGCTAGCGGTAAGATAAGCATTCGCCAGACGGCCATAACCAACCTCATAGAGCACCCCACGCAAATGAAGCCTCCAA ATGAGCCCATGAAGCCGGTGTATCTGCCCGTATTCCTCACCAAAAAGGAGCGCAAGAAGCTGCGTCGCCAGAACCGTCGGGAGGCCTggaaggaggagcaggagaagATCCGCCTGGGTCTGGTGGCCCCGCCAGAGCCCAAGCTGCGCATATCGAATCTGATGAGAGTTCTGGGCTCAGAGGCCGTGCAGGACCCCACTAAGATGGAGCAGCATGTGCGCGAGCAGATGGCCAAGCGGCAGAAGGCGCACGAGGATGCCAACAATGCTCGCAAGCTGACCAGCGAGCAGAAGAGCGAGAAGAAGCAGCGCAAGTTGAAGGAGGACACCAGCTGCGGCGTGCATGTGAGCGTGTATCGCATCCGGGATCTGCAGGACAACCAGAGCAAGAAGTTCAAGGTGGAGACCAACGCCAAGCAGCTGCAGATGACCGGCAGCGTGGTGCTGTTCCGCGATTGCTGTGTGGTCGTCGTGGAGGGCGGTCCCAAGCAGCAGAAAAAGTATCGCCGCCTTATGCTGACGCGCATCAAGTGGGAGGAGGACTTGGCCAAGGGCAACGACGGCCAGGACGTGCCCAACTCGTGCGTGCTCGTCTGGGAGGGAACTAGCCAGCGCCGGCACTTTGGCGAGATCAAGTTTAAGATCTTTCCCATGGAGAAAATGGCCCGCGAGTTCTTCCAGAAGCACCAGGTCGAGCACTACTGGGATCTGGCCTATTCCGGGGCTGTCCTGGAGGCCTCCACGGATCAGCAGTAG
- the LOC108028019 gene encoding U4/U6 small nuclear ribonucleoprotein Prp3 isoform X2 has product MMAHAQREIEERKRALSNLRDKDPLLASVPSIGMPVALATQALSKKPTPEDSEKARKIAELQAQIRAKLTGNLANLIQPTAVAAAAAAAAQAQERPKPLILDEEGRTVDKSGRAINIPTVTPTLKANIRAKKREVFQRQTGLGERGESASSAHDEAIKYFDDRIAQKPTVRNKRTLRFHEPGKFQQLAERMRMKSQLERLQNEISQIARKTGISSATKLALIAPKQDMPDDVPAMEWWDSVILTQDLETLDEASGKISIRQTAITNLIEHPTQMKPPNEPMKPVYLPVFLTKKERKKLRRQNRREAWKEEQEKIRLGLVAPPEPKLRISNLMRVLGSEAVQDPTKMEQHVREQMAKRQKAHEDANNARKLTSEQKSEKKQRKLKEDTSCGVHVSVYRIRDLQDNQSKKFKVETNAKQLQMTGSVVLFRDCCVVVVEGGPKQQKKYRRLMLTRIKWEEDLAKGNDGQDVPNSCVLVWEGTSQRRHFGEIKFKIFPMEKMAREFFQKHQVEHYWDLAYSGAVLEASTDQQ; this is encoded by the exons ATGATGGCCCACGCCCAGCGGGAGATCGAGGAGCGCAAGCGAGCCCTGAGCAATCTGCGGGACAAGGATCCCCTGCTGGCGTCGGTGCCCTCGATCGGCATGCCCGTTGCGCTGGCCACCCAGGCGCTGTCCAAGAAGCCCACGCCCGAGGACTCGGAGAAGGCCAGAAAGATCGCCGAGCTGCAGGCGCAGATCAGGGCCAAGCTCACAGGCAATCTGGCCAATCTGATTCAGCCCACGGCAGTGGCGGCCGCAGCTGCAGCCGCTGCCCAGGCGCAGGAGCGCCCCAAGCCGCTGATCCTCGACGAGGAGGGACGCACTGTGGACAAGAGCGGACGAGCCATCAACATACCCACGGTGACACCCACTCTGAAGGCCAACATTCGCGCTAAAAAGCGGGAGGTCTTTCAGCGCCAAACGGGCTTGGGGGAACGCGGTGAGTCCGCCAGCTCTGCCCATGATGAGGCCATAAAGTACTTTGACGATCGCATTGCCCAGAAGCCCACCGTTAGGAATAAGAGGACTCTGCGGTTCCACGAGCCCGGCAAATTCCAGCAGCTGGCCGAGCGGATGCGCATGAAGAGCCAGCTGGAGCGGCTGCAGAATGAGATTTCGCAAATAGCCCGGAAGACGGGGATCTCCTCGGCCACCAAGCTGGCACTGATTGCCCCCAAGCAGGACATGCCCGACGATGTGCCCGCCATGGAGTGGTGGGACTCAGTCATACTCACCCAGGACCTGGAGACGTTGGACGAGGCTAGCGGTAAGATAAGCATTCGCCAGACGGCCATAACCAACCTCATAGAGCACCCCACGCAAATGAAGCCTCCAA ATGAGCCCATGAAGCCGGTGTATCTGCCCGTATTCCTCACCAAAAAGGAGCGCAAGAAGCTGCGTCGCCAGAACCGTCGGGAGGCCTggaaggaggagcaggagaagATCCGCCTGGGTCTGGTGGCCCCGCCAGAGCCCAAGCTGCGCATATCGAATCTGATGAGAGTTCTGGGCTCAGAGGCCGTGCAGGACCCCACTAAGATGGAGCAGCATGTGCGCGAGCAGATGGCCAAGCGGCAGAAGGCGCACGAGGATGCCAACAATGCTCGCAAGCTGACCAGCGAGCAGAAGAGCGAGAAGAAGCAGCGCAAGTTGAAGGAGGACACCAGCTGCGGCGTGCATGTGAGCGTGTATCGCATCCGGGATCTGCAGGACAACCAGAGCAAGAAGTTCAAGGTGGAGACCAACGCCAAGCAGCTGCAGATGACCGGCAGCGTGGTGCTGTTCCGCGATTGCTGTGTGGTCGTCGTGGAGGGCGGTCCCAAGCAGCAGAAAAAGTATCGCCGCCTTATGCTGACGCGCATCAAGTGGGAGGAGGACTTGGCCAAGGGCAACGACGGCCAGGACGTGCCCAACTCGTGCGTGCTCGTCTGGGAGGGAACTAGCCAGCGCCGGCACTTTGGCGAGATCAAGTTTAAGATCTTTCCCATGGAGAAAATGGCCCGCGAGTTCTTCCAGAAGCACCAGGTCGAGCACTACTGGGATCTGGCCTATTCCGGGGCTGTCCTGGAGGCCTCCACGGATCAGCAGTAG